In Corylus avellana chromosome ca2, CavTom2PMs-1.0, the following proteins share a genomic window:
- the LOC132171446 gene encoding glycosyltransferase BC10 translates to MTKKAAQPIAVRRVLWLSWKLVVLVSVALCALALLRLHSHSDLTSSLSRPRPRIYRHKFEGTPKIAFLFLARRRLPLDFLWDSFFEGADVATFSIYVHSAPGFVFDESTTRSLIFRGRELKNSIQVGWGESTMIAAEKLLLEAALEDPANQRFVLLSDSCVPLYNFSYIYNYVISSPRSFVDSFLDKKEGRYNPKMSPIIPKRKWRKGSQWITLLRSHAEVIVDDEAILSVFKKFCKRRPPLDARKGKLNLKLQKQHNCIPDEHYVQTLLAMSDLEGELERRTLTYTQWNQSATKMENKGWHPFTFDFENAGPKQIKEIKNVNHVYYETEFRTEWCRSSSTLVPCFLFARKFSPGAAFRLLSDGVVRRTDASELLDSPP, encoded by the exons ATGACGAAGAAAGCGGCCCAACCTATAGCGGTTCGCCGCGTACTCTGGCTGAGCTGGAAGCTCGTGGTCCTCGTCTCCGTCGCCCTTTGTGCCCTCGCTCTCCTCAGACTCCACTCTCACTCCGACCTGACCTCTTCTTTATCTCGCCCGCGGCCTCGAATTTATCGCCATAAATTCGAGGGCACCCCCAAGATCGCGTTCCTGTTTCTCGCGCGACGTAGACTCCCTCTTGATTTTCTCTGGGACTCTTTCTTCGAG GGTGCTGACGTGGCGACCTTCTCGATCTATGTGCACTCGGCGCCGGGGTTCGTGTTCGATGAGTCGACGACGAGGTCGCTGATCTTTCGCGGGCGAGAACTGAAGAATAGCATTCAG GTGGGATGGGGAGAATCGACTATGATTGCAGCGGAGAAGTTGTTACTTGAAGCAGCTCTCGAGGATCCAGCAAATCAAAGATTTGTTCTTCTCTCTGACAG TTGTGTTCCTCTGTACAACTTTAGCTACATATACAACTACGTGATTTCTTCTCCAAGGAGTTTTGTGGACAG CTTTCTTGATAAGAAGGAGGGCCGCTACAACCCAAAGATGTCACCTATAATACCAAAGCGGAAATGGCGAAAAGGGTCCCAG TGGATCACTTTACTTCGAAGCCATGCAGAAGTCATTGTAGATGACGAGGCTATCCTTTCAGTATTTAAGAAGTTTTGCAAG AGACGCCCCCCTCTAGATGCAAGAAAGGGAAAGCTGAATCTT AAACTTCAGAAGCAACATAACTGTATTCCTGATGAACACTATGTGCAGACATTGCTTGCG ATGAGTGATCTTGAAGGTGAACTTGAACGACGAACATTGACCTACACCCAATGGAACCAGTCTGCTACAAAAATGGAGAATAAAGGCTGGCATCCTTTTACATTCGACTTTGAAAATGCTGGGCCTAaacaaatcaaggaaataaag AACGTCAACCATGTATACTATGAAACTGAGTTCCGAACAGAATGGTGTCGTAGTAGTTCTACCCTTGTTCCCTGCTTTTTGTTTGCGAGGAAATTTTCTCCGGGAGCTGCTTTTCGGCTCTTGAGCGACGGAGTGGTCCGTCGCACTGATGCCTCCGAACTGTTAGATTCACCCCCGTGA